The Streptomyces sp. DG1A-41 genomic sequence CGAGCGCTCCCAGCAGGGCGAGTACGGCGGCCGGGAAGAGAGCGGCCCACGGGGCGCGCTCGGCGTACGGCTGGTTCTCGGCGAGCAGCAGGCCCCACTCCGGGGACGGCGGCTGTGCGCCCAGGCCGAGGAAGCCGAGCGCGGCGAGGCTCAGCGCGACGCCGGGCAGCCGGAGCAGGGCGTGCCGCGTCACCGGCGGCAGCACGGCGGGCAGCAGTTCGTGCCGGAGCAGGTACCAGCGTCCGGCGCCCAGGGCGCGGGTGGCGGCCAGGTGGGTGGTCGCCCGCTCCTGACGCAGCAGGGAGGACGTGTGGACGGCCAGCGGGGACCAGGCCACGAGACCGACGGCGAGGGCGGGCGTCCAGGGGTTGCTGCCCGTGACGCCGGTGACGAGGAGCCCGGCCATGACGGGCGGTACGGCACTGACGGTGTCGACCAGCGGCCCGGACAGCCGCGGCAGCAGCCCCAGCAGCAGCCCGGCGACCAGGGCGGCGGCACTCACCGCGAGTGCCGTGCCCAGGGTGTTCAGCGCGCCGTGGGCGACACGGGCGAGGACGTCCCGGCCCAGCGCGTCCGTCCCGAACGGGTGCGCCGGGGAGGGGGCTTGCAGCCGGGCGAGGGTGTCCAGGGCGAGCGCGTCGCGCGGCAGGCCGAGGCCGATGACCGCGGTGAGCAGCGCCCCGTACAGCAGGGGCAGGGCGCGGGGCGCGGGCGGGGCGGGCCGGTGCAGGGAGGACAGGGCGCCGTCGCGCAGCGCGGGCCCGATCAGCAGCCGGGCCGTCAGCCGGGCGAGGAGGCCGGCGGCGGCCGCGAGCAGGACGAGGGCGAGCGTGCCGGTCTGCAGGACGGGCAGGTCCTGGGCGAGAGCGGCGTGCAGGGTGAGCCGGCCCAGGCCGGGGATGTCGAAGATCTGCTCGACGGCGACCGATCCGCCGGTCAGACCGACCACGAACAGGC encodes the following:
- a CDS encoding ABC transporter permease subunit, producing MTLNTSISPLTKGLAALRVLARGGGPTLLWRVVLTAGLVGAIGLLPWLSRTDPALTVLKARSADRDPTPETLRAIRDQLGLDDGPSALLGRWLGGLLHGDAGTSWVSGAQVLPSVTQALGASLLLVSGALVVAAVTATAVCARTLRLGSRGRLGTRGAGGTATAVLAALPEFLVASVLASVIGVQLGWLPALGWYGPQWMVLPSLALGLPAGAVLGRLLDDLLPGAFAEPWALAAAARGVPPTSVVRQAVRRCVPGLLPNLGLFVVGLTGGSVAVEQIFDIPGLGRLTLHAALAQDLPVLQTGTLALVLLAAAAGLLARLTARLLIGPALRDGALSSLHRPAPPAPRALPLLYGALLTAVIGLGLPRDALALDTLARLQAPSPAHPFGTDALGRDVLARVAHGALNTLGTALAVSAAALVAGLLLGLLPRLSGPLVDTVSAVPPVMAGLLVTGVTGSNPWTPALAVGLVAWSPLAVHTSSLLRQERATTHLAATRALGAGRWYLLRHELLPAVLPPVTRHALLRLPGVALSLAALGFLGLGAQPPSPEWGLLLAENQPYAERAPWAALFPAAVLALLGALAVTAAGGVRLPRLRGRADSPAGPPGGRVVPAPRRQANRPDALLTSVSPSPTEER